From Triticum urartu cultivar G1812 chromosome 2, Tu2.1, whole genome shotgun sequence, a single genomic window includes:
- the LOC125534338 gene encoding uncharacterized protein LOC125534338 isoform X2 codes for MRSSLMVLASLLLLLVLATTAHGIRLDKDLHEALNNKEQLAGQPPKPNGAADSTGTSKHCTSDGNCSGKAKKPPSPQAHAEPDDASAAKHQIAPKRNDGDAQVTSHGGGQEEKTWSRRALPRRPEQQEARTYPDLIDIAGMDYSPAARKPPIHN; via the exons ATGAGGTCTTCATTGATGGTCCTGGcttctcttctcctcctcctgGTTCTGGCTACAACAGCACATG GGATTCGGCTGGACAAGGACCTGCATGAAGCACTCAACAACAAG GAACAACTGGCCGGGCAGCCACCCAAACCCAACGGCGCCGCTGATTCGACCGGCACCAGCAAGCACTGCACGTCCGATGGGAATTGCTCAG GAAAGGCGAAAAAGCCACCGTCGCCGCAGGCTCACGCCGAACCGGACGACGCATCAGCAGCCAAGCATCAG ATAGCCCCGAAGAGGAACGACGGCGACGCGCAGGTCACTAGCCATGGTGGCGGCCAGGAGGAGAAGACATGGTCGCGCCGGGCGCTGCCGCGGCGGCCAGAGCAGCAGGAGGCGAGGACGTACCCGGACCTGATCGACATCGCCGGGATGGACTACTCGCCGGCCGCCAGAAAGCCTCCCATCCACAACTGA
- the LOC125534338 gene encoding uncharacterized protein LOC125534338 isoform X1 has protein sequence MRSSLMVLASLLLLLVLATTAHGIRLDKDLHEALNNKQEQLAGQPPKPNGAADSTGTSKHCTSDGNCSGKAKKPPSPQAHAEPDDASAAKHQIAPKRNDGDAQVTSHGGGQEEKTWSRRALPRRPEQQEARTYPDLIDIAGMDYSPAARKPPIHN, from the exons ATGAGGTCTTCATTGATGGTCCTGGcttctcttctcctcctcctgGTTCTGGCTACAACAGCACATG GGATTCGGCTGGACAAGGACCTGCATGAAGCACTCAACAACAAG CAGGAACAACTGGCCGGGCAGCCACCCAAACCCAACGGCGCCGCTGATTCGACCGGCACCAGCAAGCACTGCACGTCCGATGGGAATTGCTCAG GAAAGGCGAAAAAGCCACCGTCGCCGCAGGCTCACGCCGAACCGGACGACGCATCAGCAGCCAAGCATCAG ATAGCCCCGAAGAGGAACGACGGCGACGCGCAGGTCACTAGCCATGGTGGCGGCCAGGAGGAGAAGACATGGTCGCGCCGGGCGCTGCCGCGGCGGCCAGAGCAGCAGGAGGCGAGGACGTACCCGGACCTGATCGACATCGCCGGGATGGACTACTCGCCGGCCGCCAGAAAGCCTCCCATCCACAACTGA